The Brassica napus cultivar Da-Ae chromosome C7, Da-Ae, whole genome shotgun sequence genomic interval tttttgttctttgagCTTAGCTTCGtagtgttttgttttctttccttCTCACTCGTTTATGTTCTTTAGTTTATTTTGCAAATAGTGTGTGCGTCTACTTACTTCCATCGTTATGGAGAGACttgattcaataaaaatattcttcTTTAATACTTATCTGTATACACATGATGGGCTCAATAGCTCCACCTCCatgaaaaacaaagaaattgAACAAAAgacaagagaaaagaaaagagaaacaaTATCCTAATGAATTGGACAACGAATGAAAATAAAAGTCTATCACGCGTTTCATATAATATGGCACATTTTTAAAAGTCGACGGCCGCCGCTGCGGAGATCGTAGGCCGCTAGGGCACTGCAAGGAAGGAGAGGCGGCGCACAATGGATTCCGGCGAGGAGACGGCGCTTACTGGAGTCAACGGCGAGGCCGAGGATTGTAGCGTTGTCCGGTAGATAAGAATCGGAGATTATTGTTTGTACGACGCCGGCGTCGGAGACGGAGTGGATTGTGCGGCTGTGGAGAGAACCAACTACGAAGTGCTGGCCCGATGGATCCCAGGTTAGTCCCTCCGGGTAGAGGCCTGGTGATCGGAAGTCGATGACGTGGCGCTTTGTGGCGGAGGAAGGAGTGAGAAGTGAAACCAGTAAGACGGTTAAAAGGATGAATGGAGTGGAAGTCATATTTGCTTTCTTGTGGTTTCAGAAATATGCTCTAACAACAACTTTTTAAATCAAATGTTTCTTGACCAACAAACAAGAAGGAAAAAATATACCTCTAGCaaaaacttttcaaatcaaCTAATGTTTCTTGTCCATCAAATAAGAGGAAAAAATATGCTCCTAACAAAAAGCTTTATAATCAACTAATGTTTCTTGTCCAAGAaacaagaggaaaaaaaaatgctctaacaaaaacttttaaaatcaactaatgtttcttctttcttttttttttttcattatgaaCAGACCAAAAgtacattaaaattataaatgaattaGCAAATGTAAAATCCGAGATATTTAAACGTTGTTTACAAACTATAATTGTAAAGTCTAAGTGAATCGGAAAgggaaaaaaagaaaggaaatatATACCAAAACAGTCATTAGAATTAGGGGTGGGCATTTTACCTGATATCCGAACATTTATTCGAACCCGACCcaaaaaatccgaaccgaagtagcaaaatacccgaacgagtATTGGAGAAGTAAACCAGAACGtgtaatatccaaacccgaatagatatccgaagataaccgaacatatgaaTACTTGAtcctatatttctagtttacttctccaatttaattcaaaatatttatattgattctGCACATGGCTCAAAATCTAATATACATATAGTTGTGGACAAAATCATTTgatactcacttaaaatacatatcaagatCTTGTTTCTTAAttacattaacaaaagttacatccaaaattttataataacaaataaattagtgtctttctatttttaaaattttatctttaaatctattaatagtttaatctattAATAATTAGAAAACCACTTaagttaaaagtatatattttaaatacaaaaaacttaaacaatgaatttttttccccttcaaaatctaaatatcagAACCCGATCCAAAATAACTGAACCCAAATTTAAAATACCCGAACCTGACCCGAAATGTAGAAATATCGAACTGATTTTTTACCTCTATACCGAGATATacgaaaatctgaaatatctgatccgaacccgaacggatatccGAATGCCCACCCCTAATTAGAATAATAAACTCAGGTTAATGAAACTCAATCACAagcctaatttaaaaaaaaaaaggatccgAGAGAtctttgaaaaaggaaaaagaaaacatacatATCATATCACAAATGGgcttataattaaataaagtgGTAAGTAAAATCCTTAAGATGCAAGGATTAGGtagaaattctttttttttaataataataacatataattattttagaatataatttACAGTATAATAAACaatattatttatacatattagTAGAAATTTTGGACCtctaatattacaaaaaaatcacTAGAATCTTAGGGTGCCCTAGCCCCTAGGGCCATTGCATTACTCACCTTTGATATTAAGCCATCATTAACAATGGAGAACCTAACTTGATACGAAATAAATTTGAGAGAAAAGAACAAaccattaaataaaaaattaatacattgcAGCATGCATATTATAAAACTAGTATgttaaaaaagttattataaaattttaaatattaatgtttaaaatataaacaactaatcacataaaacaaatatttatatatataaaaatgaaaaaaaaaattattcggACAAGTGGATTAAGATATAgtttatattaacaaaaataaatagaaaacaaatatgtagtttcaaaacaaatattatatataatatatatatcgttatagacaaacaaaaatacagctaaattataaatgaaattagcaaatgtgaaatttaaacataataggATAATCCTAATCAAAAGTATTAGAGAGATATAAGCgttgtttataatttatatttgcaAGAAAGAGTCTAGGTgtacagttacaaaaaaaaaaaagagtttaggtGTATCTAAGttggaaaaggaaagaaagagagaaatataTTCCAAACAGTTACTGGAATAATAAACTCAGCTTAATGAAAATCAAACACAAGCCTAACTAGAAAAGGATTCGAGAGATTtctgaaaaaggaaaaagaaaacatgCATACATATCACAAACGGGATTATAATCATCATCTTTAATGAAGTCGAAGTAAAATCCGTAAGCGGCAAGGATTAGGTTCCGTAAAAGGTGTTATAAAAAGAGAGTTAGGGTCTTGTTTTTTCTTACTCAAATACTTATCATCAAAGTTCTCAGATAATTCTACTAATAATGGCGACAACAACAAGAATGTTCTGCTTCATGCTCGCGATGGTTCTAATGGGATGTTGTTGCTCGGCAAAAATCTACAAAGTGGGAGACTCGAAGGGATGGATGATAGCGAAGCACGGTAGCTATTATGAATGGACTAAGCGTAAGGAATTCCAGGTGGGGGATTCTCTGATGTTTGAATACGATGGCAACGTCAACGATGTCACTCAAGTTTCCAGTCGTTTGGAATACCAATTCTGCAACTCTCTTTCTCCTAAAGCTTTCTACAACACAGGGCATGATGTCGTGACACTCACGGAACCAGGTTATCACTTCTTCATCACCTCAAATCGTTCTCAATGCTTAGCCGGACAGAAACTCGTCGTTTATGtcgtccatgaccatccgatgattcctccaccaccaccaccgagaAAGATCCTTCCTTTCGGGAAAGATTACAAGGTCGGTGACTCCAACGAATGGAGGGTTCCTGAAGAGAGTGACTTCTATTCCAAGTGGAGTGAGGAGAAACAGTTTCATGTGGGAGACAATCTTCTTTTCTACTACAACGACCAAGTCGATGACGTCCTAGAAATCAACAGTGATCTTGAGTTCAAATCTTGCGACACTACTTCTCCTGTTGCCGTGCACAATGCTGGACAAGATCTCATAAGGCTAACGAAACCAGGAATCCGCTATTTTATTACCTCAAAGATTGGTCATTGTGAGGCTGGGCTTAAGCTTCGAGTTGTGGTGCGACCACTATCCAAAAGTGTTCCGAAGAAGATGCAGTTGTCACCTTTCGACCGTCTCATCAAGTGGCTACATGATTCCTTCACACCCCACCCCCATCACTAAGAAattcatttctctttttttgttttttttgagcttatcctctctttttttttgtgcaccgaGCTTAGCTTCTTAAGTGTTTTTCTTTCTCACTAGTTTTTgttctttagtttattttccaaATAGCGTGTgtttctatattaaatattagtgtTTTCTTTATCAGACGAGTCAAGATGATCCATAATCCGATATCTGCCATATCAGATTCTCCATCTTACCATCACCATCTTAGCATCATCGCCATTGTTGTCATTTTCATGCTCGTAATTCACAAGTTTGTTCTTTTGGACATGTCTGAACTTGATAACAAAGTATTGAATACGAACATCAAACAAACTGGCGCAAAGCACGGGTACCCTGTATTGATTTAAAAGGAAGACATTACACAAAGCACACACCTAATAAACACAAAAACTCACCTCATCGAACAACCCTAATCTCTAGAGCTCCAATAGCCCATCTTTACTCCTCAGCTCTCGATAAAGAGCACATAAAGATTCCTCCATTACACAACAACATTCCACCAATACTTTGTTATCAAGTTCACATTGTTGTCATTTTCATGCTCGTAATTCACAAGTTCGATCGAAGAAATCGGTTGGGCAAATGTAAGGATTGCGCTCTGCATCTGTTCCAGAATCTGATTTAATGGAGCTTGGCTCTGTATTTTGAGCTCTGGCTGTGGAGGAATTGGCAACAACCGCCATCAGAACCCAACAAGCACCATCTCCGGCGACTCTCGCATCTCTCCTCTCAGTCACCATATCTTCATCTTTAACCAACTCCGGCGACTCCTTTTCCCCCTCACCTTTCCTTCGGTCACTTTTCTCTCAGATTTGTCAGCCTGTCACTTTCGATCATTAAAGAGAGGGAGtccaaatgaaaacaaaaatcttttttttggggCTGAAACTGAAtcaattaaaatacatttattaaaaataaaactaccCCTCGACATTTTAATCTGAATCAAAAAATCCGAACCAGAACCGAATCgaaaatacccgacccgaaaccgaaccgaaaattcacaagtaccttttgggtctaaatttttttacccgaaagaaccggaaccgaaaggaaccgacccgaatagatccgaacccgaaaagaaccgatccgaatagatccga includes:
- the LOC106403639 gene encoding blue copper protein-like: MATTTRMFCFMLAMVLMGCCCSAKIYKVGDSKGWMIAKHGSYYEWTKRKEFQVGDSLMFEYDGNVNDVTQVSSRLEYQFCNSLSPKAFYNTGHDVVTLTEPGYHFFITSNRSQCLAGQKLVVYVVHDHPMIPPPPPPRKILPFGKDYKVGDSNEWRVPEESDFYSKWSEEKQFHVGDNLLFYYNDQVDDVLEINSDLEFKSCDTTSPVAVHNAGQDLIRLTKPGIRYFITSKIGHCEAGLKLRVVVRPLSKSVPKKMQLSPFDRLIKWLHDSFTPHPHH